Proteins encoded together in one Lathyrus oleraceus cultivar Zhongwan6 chromosome 5, CAAS_Psat_ZW6_1.0, whole genome shotgun sequence window:
- the LOC127082638 gene encoding uncharacterized protein LOC127082638, whose protein sequence is MVYDEDSRESVAHYKSLHDKKGKGKFRGKSYDGKKKAGDGKKPSGGGSHTPVKCFRCGVEGHRAPECPKGGVTYFKCGKQGHKSFDFKVGSNVTCYNCGKQGHISTKCNKPKKEQAKGKVFALSGVDTSAEERLI, encoded by the coding sequence aTGGTCTATGATGAGGATAGCCGTGAGAGTGTTGCTCATTATAAGTCCTTGCATGATAAGAAAGGAAAAGGGAAATTCCGAGGGAAGTCGTATGATGGTAAGAAGAAAGCTGGTGATGGCAAGAAGCCGAGTGGGGGAGGATCTCACACTCCTGTAAAGTGCTTCAGATGTGGTGTTGAGGGACATCGTGCTCCCGAGTGTCCTAAGGGCGGTGTGACTTATTTCAAGTGTGGCAAGCAAGGTCACAAATCTTTTGATTTCAAAGTTGGTTCGAATGTGACTTGCTACAATTGTGGTAAACAAGGGCACATTAGTACCAAGTGCAAcaagccgaagaaggagcaagcCAAAGGGAAAGTGTTTGCATTGTCCGGTGTTGATACTTCTGCTGAGGAGAGATTGATTTGA
- the LOC127082637 gene encoding secreted RxLR effector protein 161-like, which translates to MDNCKAMSTPMGSGTYVGQDESGVSIDITKYRGMIGSLLYLTTSYPDIMFNVCLCARFQANPKESHLTAVKRIMKYLKGTTNVILWYPKGSICDLIGYSNVDYAGSKIDRKRTSGTCHILGNALVSWACKKQACVALSTAEAEYITAVTSLRKSLLGYVFRFYAWM; encoded by the exons ATGGATAATTGCAAGGCTATGTCTACTCCAATGGGATCCGGAACTTATGTTGGTCAAGATGAATCGGGTGTCTCAATTGATATCAcaaagtatcgaggtatgattggttcattgTTATATTTGACGACAAGTTATCCTGACATAATGTTTAATGTTTGTCTTTGTGCACGCTTTCAAGCAAATCCGAAGGAATCCCATCTCACCGCAGTCAAAAGGATCATGAAGTACCTTAAAGGAACAACGAATGTCATcctatggtatcctaaaggtagtatTTGTGATTTAATTGGTTATTCTAATGTGGACTACGCAGGAAGTAAAATTGATAGAAAAAGAACTAGTGGTACATGTCACATTCTTGGAAATGCATTAGTATCTTGGGCTTGCAAGAAACAAGCATGTGTTGCTCTTAGTACAGCCGAAGCAGAGTACATAacagccg TTACATCATTGCGAAAATCACTTCTTGGTTACGTTTTTCGCTTCTACGCATGGATGTAA
- the LOC127087579 gene encoding EPIDERMAL PATTERNING FACTOR-like protein 8, translating to MSPSRIFSLAITASFIFSLIVLLPRSGGRVLCDESGLEERKVVIGSKPPECVNKCMKCRPCMATVVVNDHDHQKKKGFKLDSSHEENDSYYLLSWKCRCGNKLFQP from the exons ATGTCTCCATCTAGAATATTCAGTCTTGCAATCACTGCTTCTTTCATTTTCTCCCTCATTGTTCTACTTCCTAGATCAG GTGGAAGAGTGTTATGTGATGAGAGTGGTTTGGAGGAAAGGAAAGTGGTGATAGGGTCAAAGCCACCTGAATGTGTAAACAAGTGCATGAAGTGTAGGCCATGCATGGCTACTGTGGTTGTTAATGATCATGATCACCAAAAGAAGAAGGGGTTCAAGTTAGACTCTTCTCATGAAGAAAATGATAGCTATTATCTCCTTTCATGGAAATGCAGATGTGGTAATAAATTGTTTCAACCATGA